The Saccharomyces mikatae IFO 1815 strain IFO1815 genome assembly, chromosome: 2 sequence ACCATAAATCGTTAGCATTACTGGGTTATAATTTTGATGGATCAGCGATAGAAGACGATGATATCAGAAGCAGGATGTTGCCAATGATTACTATTGATGATATTTATAGACCTGCAGCGGAAAGTAAAATTTTCACTCCAAACCTCTTGCAGATATCTGCTGCCGAATTGGAAAGATTGGATAAAGATAAGGATAGAGACACCAGAAGGAAAAGGAGACAAGGTAGATCTAATAGGCGTGGTATTCTCGCAATGTCTGGTACATCGGCAAACGGTATGTCCATGAACGGTATCCATAATCCAGCAGCAGTAGGGAGTGCTTCATCGTTACCATCGGGAGAGATTTTACTACCAGACATTGCAGATATTCCAAGAACTTTCAGAACTCCAGTTCCAAGTACTTTAATGCCCGGTGGTGTTGATGTGGGTCCCTCTGTGGAATCTTACGAGTTAAGAAACACAACTACGCACAAAACTAGGCCGGATAGACCAAAATCAGTCTCACCCTCTTGCTACATCATTGATCATATTCCAGGACATTCGCTATTGCTTTCTATCAAAATACCTAGAAAAGATGACGCCAAAAAAGATTTGTCCCTGACGATTAACGAACCAAATATCAACAACAATTCAATGCTTCCGGATGCAGAGTCactaaaaacaaaactaaaTGATAACATTCGTGCTGATGTGGCTATTTCATCACTTCCAAATCCGATTGATAATCACATTGTTACTAATTCTGCCAATCAAACATTACAGCCTATGATTCCTGTCGGATCAGCCGGTAAATCAGTGCCAACATCTTCTGCACCGATGCCACCTCCAATAAACACTTATGACAACGAACAAACATCGTcaaacaacaataacagtAGTAGTCGTATTaatacataaaaaaatgtacattatgtgcatatatatatacaatgTGTAGGTATAAGCAACAATAGAAGAGTGCGTATACTCATCGCGCGATACGAAGTGGAATTATTTTGCGCCTACTATTTTtgtaataatgtttatCCTTTACGAAAATCTTTCATTCAAAAGTATGAAAAGGGAAGGGAAAGGGCAAAAAACAGGAAGTTTAGGGAGCCAAAACATAATGCCTGAGCAAGAATCGCTAATAGTGCAGGAGATGAGTACGCTTCATGCAGGTTCGTCTACCGAAGatatgattgttgggaatACGGAGCGAGCTAGGGATATACTAAATGCGCAAACCGGCGTAGAAGGTGAAATAGAGAGAGGATctgacgaagaagaagtggaTAGCACAGAGCATGAAGGGAGCAGTAGTGGAGGAAATAGTACGACCGAACGACTAGTGCCACATCAGTTGAGGGAGCAAGCTGCCAGGCACATAGGTAGAATAGGAAGACATTTTAATATTCTTGATAGACTTTTTAAGAAACACACACAACAGTCTTCAGATTTACAGCAGGGCGCCATGTTTGATGGTGTATTCAGTAACTTAAGTGCAAAGCCAGATACCACAGAAAcggaaaataataatgaacaGGATATACCACCAACGTACGATGAAGCGGCTGCTGATATGGCACCTTCGTATTATGGCATGGATTTAAACAATGCAGATATATATTACGATGAAATATGCATTGAGGGACTCCCAGTAGGAAATATAGCAAATTTATTATGGAATATTATCGTAAGCACgagttttcaatttatagGGTTTTTGATAACTTATATTTTACACACATCACACGCAGCTAAACAAGGCTCACGGTTCGGCCTAGGGTTGACTTTCATTGGGTATGGTTATTCGATGATTCCTAATGatgtttcttcaaaagttggtaaaaataaaagcttAAATAGAATGGAGTTAGAAGACCCGAATGAATTCGATGATGTTAGTCTAAATCAACAATCAATGACGCAGGACAAATTCGAATCACATTTGAATCATGGCctagatgaagaaaaacaaagcaTCCCATCTCTGGCTATCATTGTAGGGCTTTTAGGTGCATTCATCACTTTCAAAAGCATATACGACTACATTCAggttaaaaaaatggagaaaaaatatctaaaCCAAAGTCCTAATCAAGCATAAGCTCTCTTCTTTGGATGCCAAAAGGAATACTATGTAGTTTTTTAAGTAATTGGTGGAAGGTAAGTAAGCCTATAacaagtaaaagaaaacataaGATGATATACTGTATACAATGACACATTTTAAGCTAGCATAACTAACACTTTTTCGTAGATCGTGAAAACAATACCACCACTCAAGACTAACCTACCCAATCTTGGCGTGGCACCTTTCCAGAATGTCTTTAATCCTTCCTCTTTAAAAATGGTCGCAAAACAATTTACTGTAGAGGAATATTTGGTGGAGTCTAAACTTTGCATTCTTGTTTTAACAGTATCAAGTGGCATGGTGGAGTAGACAGTAACTATACCACTGAATGCACCCACCACGAAAGTTAAGCCGGATGATAAAGGTTTGTCTTTTGGTGAATCTGTATAATCTTGAATCAATGTTTTAATCTTATTGTAACAACCTAATCTAACAGCTTGGTTTGCAGCCTGCCTCATAGAAACAGGTAAAACACCACGATAAAGGCCGGAAAGCCCTTTATCACGAACCAATGATGAATAATTTCGTATCACGCCACGCCCATTATTATGATATTTTGGTTTAGGAGATTGcttatcatcaattaaGGCGGTTTTAATTGCTTCAAAGGGTGTTACTGCAGCAACACTTTCTAATAGCCCTGCACCTAACCCAGCAATCACACCTCTTGTACCGCTTAACTCACCTGTCTCACGATCTCTTAGCAAGTCTTTGATGGTGTCAAACCCAAGAAATCTAATACCAGCCTTGGCGGTATTACCAACAATGAATGCGGGACATCCAACATAAATGGAACCAATGCCTTGTGTCTTTGCAGTTTTATAAATTAACACTAAGGGGTTTCTTGACGCCTTGGACGCCTTATCGATCAATTGTAACCTCGTCTTGGCAAACTCAAAAGGGTATGTTATACATGCTTCTGCAGCACCAGCGATGGACCCTGCTAAAAAGGAGTGTAATGGATCTACGTCGCTTTTCGTTGCTTTACTAGACATTATATTTCTCTAAGTTCTACTTCGATGTTCTTTCATTATGACAAGCAAAGCAAGACAATGACTGTATTTTGGTTAGGTTGCTTGCttgttttttatataatacCATAACTACAATTAATTTTCATTGTTATtcgataatttttttttgcactTTTTTACAACTTAAATTCCGCAGgaattcttcattatttttgacTCACTAGCAAGACTAACTGAACAAGActgaaagagaagaagtgaatgtttgaaaaaaagaggtgTGATAATACCATGTTGGTCCCTAGAAGTATTGCTTGAACTCTTCAAGTAGAAATGTGTTAGGATGCAAGATAAATGTTGACAGAGTGTAATAGAATCAGTAAGCTCTTACATGTAAAAATGTAAAAATAAGAGGTATATCATGTAGAGTCCATTATCATCCGCACTACCCCAAATTGTAATATACACTTATTCATTAGACGTACCCTATCAGCAAGAAAAGAGGCAAGCTACCTCTTTGCATGAACAGTCGTTGCAGTGAATGTAGTGGCGGAGAAAAAATCACCACTTTCGGTGTATATGAATACAATCTTactctcttttcttctagTTGTTCATTGTTCAATATACCCAATGGGGGCGTAATGATATAAACTCCTCAAAGAACATGGAAGCATAGTAACATCAGCAATACTAGTCTTGTTATAATATAATGAATTAATTTGCTGAGAAAGTTGGCAGAAAAATCTTTAAAATACAAAGCTACTTTTCaactcaaaaaagaaatctcaATGGCCCAACAGCTAAATCTGCAGATAAAGAATACGTACTTAAATTCTGATACACTGTAGGATTGACCGGGGGCCATGGTTGAAACTTTTAAGGTTTAAGTTGAAGAATAGGTAATTAACTGGCAGGGCAATGGACCACAACAGGTTAATATAGTcgtagttttctttttacccAATAAATTTTCATGAAACGGACATTATTTCAACCACCATTGCAacatcttttctttttaaaatGACACAGCGAGCAAATAGTCCTCTATTCGAATTTGCAAGCAGATTTTCTAATGTTAGTGCGCCAGCCAAATGTCTTGTCGGAAACATTAATATAACAGTAACTTTGGAGCTTACGTACCTCAATATATACCATTCGAGAAAAATCTCACTCACTAAGTAGATTCAATGTTGTCTGGGAGTACTGAGAACACATGATATGTTGTATTTATTATTCTCCagaattgaattttttgtatatcTTAGTAAAGGTAGCGGTGGATCATAAAATATATTTgtaattgaagaagatggtaGCTTTCCTCATGCTATTTATTGTTAAATCAACGCAGCCTTCGGGGTTTTCATAACCGTTGCTATAGTATCTTCAATAGTACAGGAATATAAAACActgaaaggaaaaagctAGATGTTGGTAGGCGGTGCACATTCGGAATTTCCATCGATACCTTATAAGCTAATTTCTATCCTTAGCAATGAAGCCTATAAAAAAGCTAAGCTGTTAGCGACCTATTTCCAAGAAGCAAGGTTATTGTATACTTCGAAATTCTTTATCACCACAAATACGAGCGCACCTTCATCTTTTCACTATATGGAGTAAGCGACATAAGAAGAGGCCGCTCCTGAGGGAGGAGATACAAGTCTAAATGGACTTTGCTTTCATTCTAGAATGTTATAATTCAACCAAATTTAACTATTCTGTAGCCCcacttttcaatgaaataaGCTCATCATGTTTCAGACGCTTTACTGGCTGTTGTCTGATCTCATGCCAAATGAGTAGATCGCATTTTTGAGTGATACTTGTTCAGATCTTCAGGGAAAATCTTGAGCGAATCAAAGTAAGCGGCAGAAAATACTTGTTGCTACACCATATCAAgtatcaatttttcttttatatgaAATTATGCAAAAATGCAGGTATCATCCATGAGGATAGGAAGAACGATCGattttattgatgtttACACAACTATGTGTACCATATTATCAACTTTTACAACAGACAAGTACGTGACCTTTAAGATGCTGGAAATGTGTGCAGTAAGAGAAATCCATTCAAGGGCTTGACACATTGTGCACCAATAAcctttttaaaaatatataagtTGGGGTAACTAAAATGAGAAATATTGATCAATATTGATAGAAAGACGGCACAAAATATTGTGGCATGGACTATCCTATTGACACTCAATAGATAACCATTAGTCACAACCAATAATGTATCTTCGTTTTGTGGCGGGGTGCCATAgtcagatttttttcatgtgTGGCAGTTATGTTTAACGCTCGGAAAGTACTGCGTTGAACGCGCATGTGtggctttcttttcaatttgcAATTAGGTAAGTGTATGTATCGAATAACAGGCAATTTTAAGATCGTATACACTGGTAGCTACTATAAAAACACAAGATCTACGTCCCTGCCTTTTCGTGAGATACAATGACTTGAAAATGCAATAATGAAATACCACTTCTGTAATCAGATTATTGATGTTGAAATCTACCAAACACAGTTCATTACAGAAAAACGCGAATGGCAGCTACGGCAGTATCGAGAGAAATGAAGATCCTTTTATCGAGaacaatgaagaaattgaaaacctGAATGAAGACCTGGATGAAGACCTGGACAAAGATCAAGATATAGCGCTTACGAGAATTCCAAACCTATGGATCATTGAAGCCACCCTTTTTTCCAATGTCTTTTTGTCGGGTTTTGACGGTACTGTTACGGCATCGACGTATCAAACGATAGGTAACGAATTCAATCAAATGAGCATTTCAAATTGGATCACGACTGCGTATTTAATTACATCAACATCTTTTCAACCTCTTTACGGGTCCTTCTCCGATGCACTTGGTCGAAGAAactgccttttttttgctaATGCGACCTTCACCATAGGATGTTTGGCGTGTGGTTTTTCATCAAACATTTACATGCTTAGTTTCATGAGAGCTTTGACTGGTATAGGTGGTGGTGGCTTGATCACTCTTTCTACGATCGTAAACTCAGATGTTATTCCAACTTCCAAAAGGggaatttttcaagcatTTCAGAATTTACTTCTGGGATTCGGTGCTATATGTGGAGCATCTTTTGGCGGTACTATCGCTTCAACTATTGGTTGGAGATGGTGCTTCCTCATTCAAGTACCAATATCTATGATTAGTTCCATATTAATGAATTATTATGTACCTAAtcagaaagaatataacGATCAAAACTCTAACATTTTTAACGATccgaaaaaaattcttacAGGCATAGATGTTATGGGCTCAATTCTTATTATAACTGGGCTCACTTTACAGCTTCTCTACTTGAGCTTGGGA is a genomic window containing:
- the BSD2 gene encoding Bsd2p (similar to Saccharomyces cerevisiae BSD2 (YBR290W); ancestral locus Anc_2.524), whose product is MPEQESLIVQEMSTLHAGSSTEDMIVGNTERARDILNAQTGVEGEIERGSDEEEVDSTEHEGSSSGGNSTTERLVPHQLREQAARHIGRIGRHFNILDRLFKKHTQQSSDLQQGAMFDGVFSNLSAKPDTTETENNNEQDIPPTYDEAAADMAPSYYGMDLNNADIYYDEICIEGLPVGNIANLLWNIIVSTSFQFIGFLITYILHTSHAAKQGSRFGLGLTFIGYGYSMIPNDVSSKVGKNKSLNRMELEDPNEFDDVSLNQQSMTQDKFESHLNHGLDEEKQSIPSLAIIVGLLGAFITFKSIYDYIQVKKMEKKYLNQSPNQA
- the CTP1 gene encoding Ctp1p (similar to Saccharomyces cerevisiae CTP1 (YBR291C); ancestral locus Anc_2.525); the encoded protein is MSSKATKSDVDPLHSFLAGSIAGAAEACITYPFEFAKTRLQLIDKASKASRNPLVLIYKTAKTQGIGSIYVGCPAFIVGNTAKAGIRFLGFDTIKDLLRDRETGELSGTRGVIAGLGAGLLESVAAVTPFEAIKTALIDDKQSPKPKYHNNGRGVIRNYSSLVRDKGLSGLYRGVLPVSMRQAANQAVRLGCYNKIKTLIQDYTDSPKDKPLSSGLTFVVGAFSGIVTVYSTMPLDTVKTRMQSLDSTKYSSTVNCFATIFKEEGLKTFWKGATPRLGRLVLSGGIVFTIYEKVLVMLA